The DNA region AAAGTTGGTACAGAAGAAATGTTATCTGGGTCTGTTGATTCTGCTGGTTCTGATTGTTGAGCTACTTCAGAAGTTGGTGCTGGCAGTTGAGTTTCAGCAGCAGGTTGAGTATTCAGTTTGGCGATCGCCTGTTGATAGCTGTTAATGGGAATAGCATAATTAGAAGTCCCTCCAGATATGGCATTAATATTAGCCTCTCCATGAACTCCGATCATTAAGCCATTTTTGTTGAACACTGGCCCGCCACTCATGCCTGGGAAAGCTTCACCGTTATACACCAAAGAATAGCCGTTTTCCGTTGATGTTGGCAGTATACCAACTAAATTAGCCGTAAAAAAGCGATAGTAACGATTATCTTCTTCCCGTAGTTCACCTGGATAGCCTGCGAAATATACGTTTTGTCCTTCGCTCAAGTTACTAGCATCTCCCAATTCAGCAGTCTGGTAATTTTGGTCGCTATTGAATTTGAATACGGCTAAATCTAGCCCTGGCAATTGTTTAATACTGGCGGGGTCAGCCTGATGCACCCTTCCATCAATAGTCTGGGCAACATAGTCTCCTTGATTTTTCATCACGTGCCAGTTGGTCAACACGGTATAAACATTATCAGAGCGATCTATTAGTGAGCCAGAACCAAGGTTAGCCCCATCAATACGAACACTAATTTGTTTAGCTCGAAGATTAACTTCTTCTGGGGAAAGAGCCTGCGCTAGTTGGGCAACGGCAGCCTTGGTGTATTGTGGTTCTAGTCCCACAAATAACCAGCCTAAGATGATAGTACAGCCTACTGTTCCTCCAATTAATAATTGGCTAATTTTGCTCGTAAATTTCATATATTTAACTCCAATAAGTCTAACTAATAATGTTCATTGGTATTGACGTTTAAATTTGCTAGTGTTCCGTACCAAGATATTGAGTTAGATTCGACAAACTACTGATAAAAATTGAATAGGAATTTATTATAGATGATGAATTATTAACTATTGTACTTGTACACTTGATGTGAATTAAAAATTACTTTCAACCCGATTGTGTACCAAGGTTACTATTGCTTATGTTTGGGTTCTCTTTCAGAAGTAGGAACAAAAACACTCAAGCTTCTGGGAAGACACTTAATTTCTAGTGGTGTATTGCCGATAATTTCGCCGTCAAGTACGACTTTTTGCACAGGGTTAGCCGAAATTCTGACTTTGGGCGATCGCAAATGAACTATATTATCTAGTCCTGCATTGGTCTTGATTAAAGCAGCACCTAACATACTTAAAATTGTGGTTACTGCCTGTATTTTGTTATCTACGGTAGCAATAGTAATATCTAATAAGCCGTCATCAGCGACAACTTCCCCAATTCCTTGAGCTAACACCGAAGTTGGTGGCGCAGCATTGGCGATCGTAATTGCTCCTGCTTGGAAAGTTCGGATCTCTCCATCTATTTCTATTTCTGCTTCAAATAACTGTTGTTCGTCAAGCTGTTGCCAGCCAGCCATTAAATAAGCCAATGTTCCCCAACGGTTTTTCGCCTCGCGGTCTGCTTTTTCGATCGTCTCTGCTTCGTAGCCAATTCCCGCCAGCAAAATTAAGGGTAAATTGTTACAAACAGCTGTATCCACTACCCGTGTTTTTCCCGCCAAAATTATTTCGCAAGCCCGTCGCATTTGATTAATTTGCTGGGTAATGCCCAACGCCATACTAAAAGCGTTCGCTGTACCTCTAGGGATAATACCCAAAGGAATGTCAGTGCCAATAATTGCTCCTGCTACCGCAGATACCGTACCATCTCCGCCAGAGGCAATAATTAGATCGGCATCTTGGGCGATCGCTTGTTGCGCTAATTCTTGGGGATCGATATCGGGACTGGTTAAATGAACCTCTAAATGTAGATGAGGCTCTAGCATTTGTTTGATAAATTCTAGATCTTGTTTGCTGTTACCATTCCCAGAGACAGGATTAAAGATTAAATGAGCTACCAAACTTTGAGCAAAGCTATTGGCGATCGCTTCTGCCGTGCCTAAGTTTGTCGCTAAAGGAACTAAATGAACGTTGCAAATCCGCAATAGTGCCTGAATATCTGGTTCATGAGGTTGAGCATTCAAAGGATCGATCAAAAAGATGACCGCAATTACTTCTCCTGCCACAATTTTGGCAGCAATTTGAGTATCTCCCCCCAGAGGCCCTGATGCTAATCGCTCTATATTTAAAGATGTGGCCTCTTGAATACGCTTGCCTGTTGTTCCCGTCGCAATAAGATGATAGCGAGATAGTAAAGGTTTATGACGAATAGCAAAATCTACTATATCGTTCTTCTTAGCGTCATGAGCAATCAGAGCAATTGTTCTAGCCATAGTCGATTGGTTACAAAAAAGCTTCAAACTTTAAAAAAGCATTTAGTTCGGTCGTGGTTCGGTTTTATAGATTAAAACAGGGTAAATCCTGGTAGATAGATGCGTTAAAATCATTCTACTAACCTTGCCATAAAAGCAATAATTTAAGCTTATTTGTTGTTGATTCAATAATTAGTTGAGTAGATAACAATATAACGTAAGAGGTAAATTAACTTAGAAATACTTATGAATTCACCAATTCAGGCAGTACAAGCTCCTTATAGAGGAGGCGGTGGCAACTATCGTACTCCACCCCCAGATTTACCTTCTCTACTACTCAAAGAGCGCATTATTTATTTGGGTCTCCCTTTAGTCTCTCCCGATGAGTATAAAGACCAAATAGGAGTTGACGTTACAGAATTAATCGTAGCTCAGTTGCTATTTCTGCAATTTGATGATCCTGACAAACCAATTACTATGTATATCAACTCTACTGGTACTTCTTGGTACGGTGGAGATTCGATTGGTTTTGAAACTGAGGCTTTTGCCATTTGTGACACAATGGACTACATCAAACCACAGGTTCATACAATTTGTATCGGTCAGGCAATGGGAACGGCGGCAATGATACTCTCTTCAGGAGCAAAGGGCTACCGCGCTAGTTTGCCTAATGGCACAATTATTCTGCACCAAGCTCGTCAGGGTGCGCAGGGACAAGCGACAGATATTCAAATCCGTGCCAAAGAGGTATTAGAAAACAAACGCGCTGTCCTAGAAATCTTTAGTCGCAACACTGGTCAACCAATAGACAAATTGGCGAAAGATACAGACCGAATGCTGTATATGACCCCTCAAGACGCTAAAGAGTACGGTTTAATCGATAAGGTTTTAGAAAGCACCAGCGACCTACCTACTCCTGTTTCTACTCTAAGTTAAATAAAGCTATGGGCTATGAGCTACAGGCCATAACCAAAAATAAATCATCAATATTTCAAGGTAAAAAAATCTTATGCCCATTGGTATTCCCAAAGTTCCCTATCAACTGCCTGGTCAGCAGTATAGTGACTGGATCAGCATTTATGACCGTTTATATCGCGAGCGCATTATCTTTTTAGGCAGAGGCGTTAACGATGCTTTGGCAAACCAGATTATTGCTATTATGCTCTATTTGGATTCTGAAGACCCAGGCAAACCAATTTATTTATATATCAACTCTCCTGGTGGTTCTGTGACTGCTGGATTGGCGATTTATGATACTATGCGCCACATTAAATCAGAAGTAGTTACTATCTGTGTTGGTCTGGCTGCTTCGATGGGAGCATTTCTACTCTGTGGTGGAACTAAAGGTAAACGTCTGGCTTTGCCTCATGCACGAATTATGATTCACCAACCCTTAGGTGGTGTGCAGGGGCGCAGACAAGCAACAGATATCGATATTGAAGCCAAAGAAATTTTGCGAATCCGCGATCAGCTAAACCAAATGATGGCAGATAATACAGGGAAATCTATTGAGAAAATCAAAAAAGACACTGACCGTGATTACTTTATGTCAGCTTATGAAGCTAAAGAATATGGTCTGATCGATCAGGTGATTGAAGACAAACAGTAGTTTTTCATACTACCAAATTACAAATATATTTTTTTTAACTGGCAAGTTTTAACGACCTGCCAGTTTTTTAATATTTTTTGACCAAAAAAATTTAAAATCACAATCGAGTGATTTCACTTAGTTAATAATTTTTGATTTTTGTTTTAAGCTATATTACTTTTGTGTTTAAATTCTTTAAATACTTATTGTTTCCTAAGCTTGCTGTAACGTATGGCGTTATTCTATAATTTTTTGGTCAACAAAATAGTAGGTAAATTTAGATAAGCAAACCAACTTTTCTATTATTTAACTATTAGTATTTATACTGTTGACAAATTGGTAAGTACGAATATCGAGTCTAACAGGTAAAAATTAATGAATAACTACACTCTAAGAAGCAACGCTATAAAAACCAAAAATAGATTGCTAGGCAAAATTAAAAATACGAAGCAGAACCTAAATTATCTCAAAGATTTAGAGTCCTGGGGAAGCCTAGAAATTATCAACTCAAATGATGTCTATATTGAATACACCCTGAACTAAACATTAAAATTACATACATTAAAAAACTGCCTTGTACATACAAGGCAGTTTTTTGCGTTTTTCTGGGATTATTCGTTTGAGCAAGTCATCTGGTTTGATTTAAAAGTAATTTTAAATTAAGTAATTTTTAAAACCTTTGAACGAACGTGTTGGAAAATAACAATTTGGATTCAAATAACTGGAAAGCGATTGAACTTCGTCCAGGCAAAGCGATCGCAATTTGTAACTTAAATTTGTCACTTATTTTATTTTCAACATAATCAGAAAATACGGGGGACTTAAAAGACAAAACTAGGTTAATCAATTTTATTTGCCTGCATGGTAAATCATTTAACTTTTTAATCTACTGGGAGAAGGGAATAACTGAAAATGAACCACGGATAACTGCTATCGTTGTTTAAACGATACGGCAATAAGTAAATCTCTTTTATGGCTAATTTTTTATTGGAAGTAGGGACAGAAGAATTACCCGCAGATTTTGTTAGTAGTGCGATCGCGCAATGGCAGACTAAAATCCCTAGCAGCTTATCCCAGGAGTTTTTAAACCCCGCAGTAATCGAATATTATGCGACTCCCCGCCGTTTAGCCGTGTTAATAAAAGATATCTCCGAGCGGCAAGTAGACCGAGAAGAAGAAATAAAAGGTCCTCCTGTGAGAGCAGCATTTAAGGATGGGCAACCCACCAAAGCCGCCGAAGGATTCGTTCGTAAGCAGGGAGTAAATTTAGCAGATTTAGAAATTCGCGATACTCCCAAAGGAGAGTTTGTCTTTGTTCAAAAACAAATTAAAGGTCGTAAGACAAGAGAAATTTTACAGGAATTATGTCCTCAGTGGATTACTGGATTAGAAGGTAAACGCTTTATGCGCTGGGGAGATGGAGATTTGCGTTTTCCTCGTCCGATTCGGTGGCTAGTAGCGTTATGGGATAGTGAAGTTTTGCCTCTGGAATTAATTAATGGTTCAGAGAGGATCGCGAGCGATCGCACTAGTCGCGGACATCGTGTTTTACATCCTAATACAGTAACCATTACTCAAGCCACAGACTATGTAGAGACTATGCGCTCTGCGGCTGTAGAAGTGGATTCTACAGCCAGAAAAGAAAAGATCAAAGCAGGTGTTTTGGCTGAAGCTCAAAGTATTGGCGCAAAAGCGCAGATTTACCCCGATTTACTCGAAGAAGTAGTAGATTTAGTAGAATATCCCACCGCAGTAACAGGTGAGTTTGAAGCAAATTTTTTGAGATTACCGACAGAGGTAATTACTACTGTAATGGTTAGCCATCAGCGTTACTTTCCCGTACATCAAGAGGGTGACGAGGGTACATTATTACCTAACTTTATTACTATTTCTAACGGCGATCCAAACCAAAAACAAGTCATTGCCGAAGGAAACGGTAGGGTCATTCGCGCTAGGTTGGCAGATGCTCAGTTCTTTTATCAGGCAGACTGTGATGAACATCTCGATACTTATCTGCCTCAGTTAGAAACAGTTACTTTTCAAGAAGATTTAGGCTCAATGCGGGATAAGGTCGATCGCATTATTGATATGGCGAAAACTATCGCCGAACAGCTAGGAGTTGATGAAGAACAACAAAACGAAATTGAAAGCACCGCCCTTTTGTGTAAAGCCGATTTGGTAACACAAATGGTTTATGAGTTTCCCGAACTACAGGGAGTAATGGGAGAAAAATATGCGGTTGTAAGTGGCGAGTCCCCTACAGTGGCTAAAGGAATTTTTGAACATTATTTGCCTAGAGGCGCAGATGATTTGATGCCGACAACTCTAAATGGTCAGGTAGTCGGTTTAGCCGATCGCTTGGACACTTTAATCGGAATCTTTGGTTTGGGTATGATTCCGACTGGCTCGTCAGATCCTTTTGCCCTGCGCCGTGCAGCAAACGGGGTGGTTAACATTACTTGGTCAGCAAATCTACCAATTAATCTGAATCAATTACTCGAACAGGGTGCAGCAGATTTTGTGTCAGCACATTCAGATTGCGAGTCGCCAATAGCAGCTTTACAAGAGTTCTTTATCCAGCGCCTTAGAACTTTACTAGACGAAAAGAATATTGATTACGATCTAGTCAATGCGGTGGTGGGCGACAACGATTGTGAATACACCGTAAGAGCTTTAGCAGATTTATTAGATATTCGCGATCGCGCTTTATTCCTACAAGAGACACGCGACAGCGGCAAGCTCAACGAAATCTATGAAACGATTAATCGTTCGGCACGTTTGGCAGCTCAAGGTGATTTGAATACTCAAGCTTTAGATCCTCAAGACCTAATTAATCCTGAGTTATTCGAGCAGTCTTGTGAACGAGCTTTTTATCAAGCACTAATGGAACTATTACCGCAAACAGAAGCTTCCCAACAAGAACGTAATTATCAATCTTTAATTGATGGGTTAGCAAAAATTGCTCCTGTAGTCAGTAACTTTTTTGACGGAGAAAATAGCGTCTTGGTTATGGCAGAAAATCCCGATGTCAAGCGCAATAGGTTAAATCTTTTGGGTTTGCTACGAAATCATGCCAGAATTCTAGCGGATTTTGGCGCGATAGTCAAAGGGTAGATAATTATTGATTACTGACTCGACTACCTCCTATGCTCGGTAGCTGCTGTAATTGCACTCCTTTGGCTTTAATAAAAGCTTGCCAATCTTGTTCTAAAGCTAGACTTTGAGGGTTGCTTTGATAAAGTCTCAGCAGCTGATCGATCGCATCATACCAAATATGATGATTGCCATAAGTAAGGTGAAGATTTAGTGAGTTTTGCTGTAGTTCTAAATATAGTTTGGAAGTCAAAGAAATTCGCTCGATCCAACCTTGAACATATTGAGTAGAAGCAACTTGAGAGTCACAGTATACTTTTACATACCAGCGATACCATTGACCAATTTTTAATGCAGGTTCCTTTTCTGGTAAAGCAAAGTTTTTATATTCTGGTTTGGCGTTTAACTTTGGCGAGCGCCAAATATCTTCTCTAGCTTCATTTTGAAGGACAAATTCCATCTGATTTATTTGTTGGTCAGTATCAGGCAAATAGACCCAAAAACTAGGGTGTGCTGCAACAGTTTTCCCGGAGTGAGATACAGGTATTACCGCTTCCAGGGGTTTGGCAGCATTAGCACAGCTACCTCGGCTTTCCCCCGCAGTTTGCTGTCCTGGACGACCCAGTATTCTGAGAAGTCTAGATCTTCACTATTATCACTACTATCTCTCTTCGCAGTCTGGGGATTTTTCCGCTTGGATAGAGATGCGGATGCAGCTTGCTGTTCGTTAGTTTAATTTGCGCTAACACAAAGACAGGGAAACAGCAAACAGGTAATGATTATGGTCAAGTTACTTCTCATTTTTAGCTCATTTATTTCCCTAACAGCCTGCAATTCTAAATTTGTATCTGTAATTATTTATCTGACTAAGATTCAATGTTAAATGAATTACATATTAGTATGGGGAAATTAGTCAATTTTGGCTATTTTATTTAGTTACTACTGAACTCCACTGCCTAAAACAAACAGGCTAATTAAAGTTCCACTGTTCCAAAGACAGTGAAGCAACATAGGAGCTAAAAGATTGCGCGATCGCGTATAAACTACACCTAATACTATACCTAGCGTCGCTAGAGGCAAGACTTCCGATAAACTCAAATGAGCGATCGCAAAAATAAACCCGCTCATAACAATTGCACCGCTAACCGAGATGTAGCGAGTTAATGAGGGTAACAGAAAACCCCGAAACATAATCTCTTCAAAAACTGGGGCTGCGATCGATGCAGTACCAAAAAATACCGCCAGCGCTACCTTATCCTGTGCTTGTAAAGCTAGAAACAACAAAGGATTACTTCCTCCTTGTCCCTGCCAAATCTGCTGATTAATTAGAGATACTAACAACACCAAGGGAATAGCAACTAAATAACCGCCCAAACCCCACACAAACCAATTAGATTTGAGTTTAAATTTAAACCAATCTTCGGGCAGGGGCAAAAATGATTTAATTGAAAAATATAAGACTGAAATACCTCCTACAGCCATCAAGATATAAGTACCTAAAACATATAAAGCTTTAATTCTTAAAGGCGAGTTAACTGGATTAATCTGCAAAATAGCTAACAACAAAGGCAAAACAAATTGACTAATAAAGAAAAAGCCTACAATTAAAACTTGCCAGGTTATTTCCCAATTCCAAGGCGTTTTCCAGGTAATACTACTATTAGTTGCAATAATTGCCTGTTCTGGCTTAACCAATCTTTGAATAATTAAAGAGACAAGTATAATTACCCCAGCTATCCCACCAAATACAGGAATGCCACTAATTAAAGCTAGTTTTAATACTGAGTTACTGGCAACTTTTAACTCTTGTTCCTGAAGCAAAGTCAAATCTTTACTCAGCTGATTAACTTGATTAAATTTAGCTAGAGCTTGATACCGAAACCAGCTATCTAAGTTATTAGTAATTGTTGCCACACTATATTCCGCTTCTGGTGTCTTCCCCTGCCATAGCTGCTTGAGAACTGTAGCCGTCTGTACGTAACGATTTTGAGGATCATCGAGCCGATTAATTTGCTCATCCCAAATTGCAATAGCTGATTCAGGTTTACCCTGCACCGCGGTCAAAAGTCCCTGTTTTAGAGTTAATTCATTAAGAAACTGCTCTAATTCGGCAATTTGAGCTTTTAACTGTTTTTTCTGAGCAACATTTACCTGGGATTTATCTGCTACTTCGGAAATACCTAATTCCGAGTTGTTCAACTGCTCTAGCTGTGATTTAAACTGATCGCGACTGATTATCGATTCGGTAAGAACTTGCTGATACTTTTTAAGCGCAGCCGAATAAGGATCTTCACCAACCAAAGAACTAACTGCACCGTTTAGATCGAAATCATCTGTAGGATTAGATTTAAACTCTGCTACGTGGAGAACTAGATTAGTTTGATATAGCTCTAGGCGACTTTGAATTTGAGGTTGAGACAGACTGTTTTTTAAAGAAAAGCTAATTTGAGCGATCGCCAAGATAGTCAGTAAAGCTAAAATTGCTCGTTTTATCGTCATCAGGATAGAAATTAGTAATAAGGCTATTGGGCATTATCTCTTTTCCTTGAATAGTTATCAATGTTTTAACAGCTATAAGCTCTAAGCTAACCAATCAAATAATCAGAGTAAGAGTATATTTGCCCAATTGTGGATACAATAACTGAGGTGAATTTATTAAGAGGGTTAGAAGGTTGGCTACTCGCGCGATCGTCGTTCGTCATGGACAAAGCAACTATAATGCACAAAAGATAATTCAGGGTCGTTGTGATAAATCTGTTTTAACTGACCGAGGAATTGCCGATGCGCAACAGGTAGGAAAGGCTTTAAGTGAACTCAAAATTGATGCCTTTTATTGTAGTCCCCTACAGCGAGCCAAACAAACAGCAGAGACGATTTATCATAGTTTAACTAATCCTCCTGCTTTGCAACCCACGGAGCAACTAATGGAGATCGATCTCCGTCTGTGGTCAGAGATGAAAAAAGAGGAAGTAATCTCTAAGTTTGCCGATGATTATCGCTCCTGGAAAGAGCGTCCCCAAGACTTCAAAATGATTATCGAAGGAAGAGAATATTATCCTGTTCGTTCTCTTTATCAGCAGGCACAAGATTTCTGGCGTGAAACCATTATCAAACATCAAGATGCAACAATCTTGATTACCGCTCATAATGGCATTAATCGCTGCTTAATTATGAGTGCGATTGGTATTGACATCGATCGCTATCACGACATTCAACAATCTAACTGCTGCATCAATATTCTTAACTTCACGGGCGGTTTTGGCGATCCTGTGCAGCTAGAATCCCTCAATCAAACTTCCCATTTGGGTATTCCGATTCCTCCAGTTCGCCCATTCCATTCTGGGCCGCGTCTGCTGCTGGTGCGCCACGGAGAGACCAATTGGAACAAAGAATCGCGCTTCCAAGGGATTAGGGATATTGCGCTCAATGATAACGGGCGATCGCAAGGAAGAAAAGCAGGTACGTTTCTCCAGAATGTCCCAATTGACTTTGCCGTCTCCAGCTCGATGCTGCGTCCCAAAGAAACCGCAGAAATTATTCTCGAACAACATCCTGGTGTCTCATTGGCAACAACTCCAGAATTAATTGAAATTTGTCATGGTTTGTGGGAGGGAATGTTAGAAGCAGAAATCCAAGCCGACTATCCCGAACTACTTCAGCAGTGGAAAGATCGACCAGAAACAGTACAAATGCCCGAAGGAGAAAATTTACAGCAAGTTTGGGATAGAGGAGTTGCCGCCTGGAATAAGATTGTCGCAGCTCATAGCCACGCTGACACACCCCAAACAGGATTGGTAGTGGCCCATGATGCCATCAATAAAGTAATTCTTTGCTATTTATTAGGTCTAAAACCAGATAACTTTTGGAACATTAAGCAAGGCAATGGTGCAGTCAGCGTCATTGACTATCCTAACGGTGCATCAGGCAAACCTGTACTGCAAGCGATCAATCTTACTACTCACTTAGGCGGTGGCAGCATTATCGATAAAACCGCAGCAGGAGCTTTATGAACTACCTTCATTTTAATTAGGGTAGTTCACTTAATCCGCGTATAAACAAGCCCGATTTCTCCCCTGTGCTTTTGCTTCATACAGTGCTTTGTCAGCCAGAGCAATTAGTAATTCAGGACTAGATTCAGAAGAAGGAATTAAACTATGTATTCCTAAGCTGAGCGTAATATAATCGCTAACCAGAGATTTTTGATGGGTAACGTGTAATTTTTCAACGTTAACCGCAATCTTGTTAGCTATCTTCAAAGCCTCTGCTCCATCGACATTTGGTAAAATAATGCCAAATTCCTCTCCTCCATATCGAGCTACTAATCCTTGAGTCGATTCGATGATGAACTCAATCGTTAGAGCAACCTGCTGGAGACAATAATCCCCGATGGGATGACCATAGGTATCGTTATAGAACTTAAAATAATCAATGTCACACAAAATGAGAGACAGTGGAGCTTGCTCTTGCCGAAGCTTTTGCCACTCTTGAATTAGATAATTATCAAACCGACGACGATTAGCTATCTGAGTCAGACTATCGAGTACACTAAGCTTTTCTAGTTCCCTGTTTGCCAGACTTAATGCTGCTTGTGCCTTTTGCCGATCGCAAATTTCGCTGTGTAGCTGAGACTCTACCAGGTCAGCGTGTTCGGTGGTATTATCTAGTACTATCTCTAGGTCGGCTTTTTCTAATTTTAATTCTTTTAACTCTTGACGCAGCTGTTCGATCATAAATATGAGTTGCTCTTGGGCTATTTGTTCATCCAAGAGCGATCGATAATCTTCAGGCTCTACTTTGGGCTGATCGGCAAGATCTGTCGCGATAATATTTTCCAATATTTCTTTATCTAACGGTTTGGACAAATAATATCCCTGACCATATTCGCATTTTAGAGCCTTCAACTGAGCTAGCTGATCTACGGTTTCAATACCTTCAGCAATAGTATCCATGTCCAGGTTACGAGCTAAAGCAACGATCGCGCGAACAATACCTAATTTTTCAAGATTATCGCCGACGCTATTAACAAAAGAACGGTCAATTTTGAGAGTATCAAAAGGAAATTGATGTAAATAGCTCAAAGAAGAATAACCAGTGCCAAAATCATCCAAAGAAAACTCGATACCCAAAGATTTCAGCTCTTTGAGCATGAGAATAGTATTCTGAGTATCTTCTACTAAAGAACTTTCGGTAATCTCCAGTTTTAAATTATGTGGATCTAATTTAGTCTCCCGCAAAATTTGTTTGATTTGAGCTACAAAATTGGGTAAACCTAACTGTTTACTAGAAATATTAACGCTAACTTTCCAATCAAGTAAACCCCTAAATTTAACTTGCCAGCTACACATTTGTTTGCAGGCTTCTGTCAAAACCCAAAAACCTAGAGGAATAATTAATCCTGTTTCTTCTGCTAGAGGAATAAATTCACCTGGAGAGACTATTCCTTTTTCAGGATGTCGCCAACGTACTAATACTTCAAATCCTTTAATTTTATTAGTGCTTAAAGAAATAATAGGTTGATAGTGCAGCATGAATTCTTCACGTTTGATTGCCCTTCTCAAGTCATTTTCTAGCTGTAGTAAAGTCAGAGCTTTACCACGCATCGATTGATCGAAAATCTGATAGTGAGATTTATTTTGTCTTTTAGCATCAGATACAGCTAACTCAGCATCTCTGAGGAGATTTTCTGGTTTGCTATATTCTTTGTTGCCGACTGCAATACCGATACTTGCTTCAACAAAAACTTCATATGACTCAAGATTAAAAGGT from Coleofasciculaceae cyanobacterium includes:
- a CDS encoding diguanylate cyclase produces the protein MQFKLGEVAQLTEANLSSTSIPLIQNICDAAIVFDTKKNCLFLNHAAEQIFGDRLNISLIGDWIRDIIQDAPLQVMFFKLEELPFTLASIDEWQFKEMEVWLSRQDVSDEFWQELNQHKLLAIREPKVKPTYAQKFEVLQPESLTTTISYDQLTGLPNYNLLLEYIEQEISFCQQRLGYKFVILFVDVNRFKIINSSLGRILGDHLLIAIAERLQNCLRSHDFIARMGNDEFVILLSNVEHLNYATNVAERIYRELSIPFNLESYEVFVEASIGIAVGNKEYSKPENLLRDAELAVSDAKRQNKSHYQIFDQSMRGKALTLLQLENDLRRAIKREEFMLHYQPIISLSTNKIKGFEVLVRWRHPEKGIVSPGEFIPLAEETGLIIPLGFWVLTEACKQMCSWQVKFRGLLDWKVSVNISSKQLGLPNFVAQIKQILRETKLDPHNLKLEITESSLVEDTQNTILMLKELKSLGIEFSLDDFGTGYSSLSYLHQFPFDTLKIDRSFVNSVGDNLEKLGIVRAIVALARNLDMDTIAEGIETVDQLAQLKALKCEYGQGYYLSKPLDKEILENIIATDLADQPKVEPEDYRSLLDEQIAQEQLIFMIEQLRQELKELKLEKADLEIVLDNTTEHADLVESQLHSEICDRQKAQAALSLANRELEKLSVLDSLTQIANRRRFDNYLIQEWQKLRQEQAPLSLILCDIDYFKFYNDTYGHPIGDYCLQQVALTIEFIIESTQGLVARYGGEEFGIILPNVDGAEALKIANKIAVNVEKLHVTHQKSLVSDYITLSLGIHSLIPSSESSPELLIALADKALYEAKAQGRNRACLYAD